Proteins encoded in a region of the Apostichopus japonicus isolate 1M-3 chromosome 19, ASM3797524v1, whole genome shotgun sequence genome:
- the LOC139959737 gene encoding uncharacterized protein — protein MACKDRWFAWCYLGDRTVKELRYADDLVLFALSAAEAETALNILADVSKPYQLVIHQGKTAHVVIKTDPNSTDTIHLGTSIIPNVNSFMYLGSTITHNTDDTPEISKRIGIAKTTLRKCKYLRSPHLSVATKLLVIRALVMSRLTYGSTTWSIKNSDAAKLDAFGRTV, from the coding sequence ATGGCATGCAAGGACCGCTGGTTTGCCTGGTGCTACCTAGGAGACCGCACAGTGAAGGAACTGAGATACGCCGATGATCTTGTCCTGTTTGCGCTATCCGCTGCGGAAGCAGAAACGGCTCTCAACATCTTAGCGGACGTTTCCAAGCCCTATCAGCTTGTGATACACCAGGGAAAAACGGCCCACGTTGTCATCAAGACGGACCCGAACTCTACCGATACCATCCACCTGGGGACCTCCATTATCCCCAATGTTAACTCATTCATGTATCTCGGCTCCACCATCACCCACAACACTGATGATACTCCAGAAATCAGCAAGCGGATCGGCATAGCCAAGACTACACTCCGCAAGTGCAAGTACCTACGAAGCCCACACCTCTCCGTTGCGACTAAGCTTCTGGTCATCAGAGCCCTAGTAATGTCTAGGTTGACCTATGGCTCTACTACATGGTCGATTAAGAATTCGGATGCAGCCAAACTGGATGCTTTTGGTCGTACCGTCTGA